A genome region from Triticum aestivum cultivar Chinese Spring chromosome 2B, IWGSC CS RefSeq v2.1, whole genome shotgun sequence includes the following:
- the LOC543171 gene encoding ubiquitin-conjugating enzyme E2 28: MASKRILKELKDLQKDPPTSCSAGPVGEDMFHWQATIMGPSDSPFTGGLFLVNIHFPPDYPFKPPKVSFRTKVFHPNINSNGSICLDILKEQWSPALTISKVLLSICSLLTDPNPDDPLVPEIAHMYKTDRAKYESTARSWTQKYAMG, translated from the exons ATGGCGTCCAAGAGGATCCTCAAGGAGCTCAAGGACCTGCAGAAGGACCCTCCCACCTCGTGCAGCGCAG GTCCTGTAGGTGAGGACATGTTCCACTGGCAGGCCACTATCATGGGACCCTCGGACAGCCCGTTCACCGGTGGCCTATTTTTGGTGAACATTCATTTCCCACCGGATTACCCCTTCAAGCCCCCGAAG GTCTCTTTCCGCACCAAGGTGTTCCACCCAAACATCAACAGCAACGGCAGCATTTGCCTTGACATTCTCAAGGAACAGTGGAGCCCGGCTTTGACCATATCAAAG GTCCTGCTGTCAATCTGTTCGTTGCTGACGGACCCGAACCCCGATGATCCTCTGGTGCCCGAGATCGCTCACATGTACAAGACTGATCGGGCCAAGTACGAGTCCACGGCGCGCTCCTGGACGCAGAAGTACGCCATGGGCTAG